A segment of the Desulfurococcus mucosus DSM 2162 genome:
CTCACTAAACATGGGCTCCCAGAGATACCGCGTGGTGAACTCTCACGGGGTGGACGCTGATGCTGAATGCACTTTCATCAGTCTATGGCTCACGCTGAGCGTTAAGACCAGTAGAGGCAGCTCCGATAAATCAGTGTTCACGGTTAGAAGAGGGCTCGACGAGCAATACTTGATGGAGCGATCCCGGGAGGCAGGCGAGCTGGCACCCTTGTTCGCTGGCGCCCGCCCGGTTGAGAGCGGCGTGTACGATGTAATACTGACACCCGAGTCCGCAGGCCTAATACTCTCAACCCTTCTAACACCAGCGTTCTCAGCGCTCAACATACTTGAGTCACGTAGCCCCCTGAAGGGCAAGGTGGGCGAAGAGGTTGTATCACCCGTCTTGACGATCACCGACGACCCCACCCTGCCACTGGAGACCGGTAGCAGGGGCTTCGATGATGAAGGAGTCGGCACAAGGATGAAAGTGATCCTGGATAAAGGCGTCTTCAAGCAACCACTCCACTCATACTACACGGCTTCAAGAATGGGTGATGAGCCAACTGGAAACGGGTTCAGACGGGTGCCCGGGAGCCCCACGCAGCCCGGTGCAACCAACATGGTGGTGCAACCCGTCAGGGGCAGCCTAGAGGACTTCACCAGGGAAGCCGGGAGGGCGCTGGTGGTGTACGAGATGATAGGGTACTGGATGAGCAACCCTGTCAACGGGGTTGTCAAGGCAACGGTGAGTCACGGGCTCCTCGTGGAGAAAGGCGAGGTTGTTAAACCCGTTAAGGGAGTTGTGATCACTGGGAACATATACGAGTGGCTTGGCAGGGGGTTAATAGGCGTCGGCAGTGATCTAAGGATCAACAATGGTGTCGGCTCCCCGAGCATATGGGTGAGCAGGGTAAACGTCGCCGGGGAGTAGGACTAGGTTTTTAATCCTAGTGTATTCTGCTTCAATCAGCATGCCTCAACTGCAGTATCTCCCCGCTCGTCAACCTGTGACTCCCCCTTTCATCCTCGATGATTAGCTCCCCGTACTCTGAGACATCCCTGGCAACCCCCTTTATCTCCCCGTTGCTTGTGACAGCGATAACCCTCCTACCCAGCGTGGACAAGTGCTCCATGTACTCCTTCCTCAACTCCTCCGGTCTACTGGTCAGCTTGTCGAGGCGACTGATCCAGCCCGAGATGTAGGATAGGATCCTGTTGCGTGGCACATGGTGCCCCACTATGTTCCTGATGCTTTCAGCTGTCTCCAGCGGCGGGTCATTGTTCACGTTTAAACCCACCCCTATGTAGCTCACTATGCTTACACCCACGTATTCCCCCTCAAGGAGGACCCCGGCTATCTTCCTCCCCTTGTAGACTATGTCGTTAGGCCACTTGATCTCAGCGTCCACCACCAGCTTATCCCTCAGGGTTCTAACCAGGAGGACAGGTATGGCTACAGGTAGGAGTTGCGCAACCTGTGGAGCCACGCTTGCCTTGAACGTGACCCATAGCCCGCCGAGGTTACCTATCCATGTCTTCCCATGCCTACCCTTACCCTGAACCTGTAGCTCTGAGAGCACAATGCTCCAGGGAGACATCTGCCTGGCCGAAACCATCGTGGAGCCTGACACGATCTTGTAGAGGTAGCTCCACCCCCAGGGCTTGAATCTCCGGGGGTTGTCACCGGGGCTCCAGGAGATCCTTGACTTCACTGTTTTAATCATATAGTACCTGGATAACTCCTCTGCGATGCCGAGCACCTCGTCCTGGTGTACACCCAGCTCCTTTACAGCCTCGGAGACCGGTATCTCATCGTGCTCCGAGAGTAGCCTCAGTAGTTCGAGCTTTAAGGCTAGTTCACTCGTCACCTGTCTCCCCCCTTAATACCTTAATTTTATCGACGACCTTATCAATGTTGAGGATCCCCGGGAGATCCGGGTAGTATCTCCTCAGGAACTCGTAGAGGTTCACGACTGGTGCATCCCTCCTTGATGTTGAGACCTCGACAATCCCCTCTCTCCACAGCTTGGAGAGAAGGCTTAGCAGAGTGTTCCTGATGTTCTCCATTTCGACAGCTGCATTGTACTCCTTCTTCAAGTACCTTATCACCAGGGCCGGGTTACCAGAGTATTTTTCAAGCACCTCCCGGTCCTTCTTGACCACTGGGCATGCCACGCTCACTCCGTAGTCGGCTGTGGCCAGTATATACTTGTTTCTCTCATCTATGTTGTATCTGACGTGCCGGGGCACATAGGGGTAGCTTCTACATATGAGCGGCTTGTATACATCGTGGATCATGCACTTGGATCCCGAGAGGAAGATACACCTACCGTTGTGGAGCTCCATCACGTAGCTGAAGGCTAGGTTAACCCTGTTCACCTCCTCGAAGATCACGTAGCCTGGTTGACTACTATAGGGTAGTCCAAGGGCGTCAGCTATGGTTCTCAACACTATGTCTTCATGCGGTAGTATGGAGACAGGTGAGAAAGTACAGCAGAGCCCGCAGGCTGGGCACTTGAAAACCGGTACCTCATGCTCCACCATGGAGTCCTCCATCCCTGGTCAAGCTGTAGCATAGTAGCCGGGTAGTCTCTCACTGTACAGCATCCGTATTCTTTCAACCCCTCCTATACGCTCTATTATCTCGGCCACAGGTGGTGGAACCAGTTGCTTCCAGGATGGATCGTTGGCAAGCATCATCCGCCTGATCGCTGAGCCACTGTAAGTATCCCTCTCCTTGACCGGTGGGGGGATCACCTCGTAGCCCTCCTCCATGAAGAGGCGCTGTATAATGGGGTTTAATGTGACCACGGATTTAAAGGGTGGACTATACTGTCGCACGAAGTGCACGGCAGCCCTGTTCACCTCCAGTGTGGGGAGAGTCACCGTGACATACCTTGACAAGTCGTGTCCAGCCCATTTAAGGGCCCCTCTTATCATGAGCAATCTCTCCCCGGCTGTGAAAGGGTTTTCAGGCGTGTGGCTCTGGCTCGCCATCCCCACCACTATTATTACCTCATCATAGTTCCTGTAGCAGTATTCGATAGCGTTTAAGTGACCGTAGTGGAATGGCTGGAACCTCGCTATCACTAGGCATCTCTCAGTATCCATGTGTAAGCACCTATAGGGATCTCTAGTGCCTAGGCGATTATAACTATTTCGAGACCGGCTTCAACCCGTGGGCTGCAGCCGTGAAGCCCCGTCACCCAGGGTTGCTGAAGAGGTGTCAGCCCACTCTCCCCAGTCTCTCAATATACCTGCCGAGCGCCTCCACAACCCTTTTAGCCGCCTCGATCTCCCTGCTAACCATGCATTGCTCAACTAGTTCAACCCTGTACTTCTTGTATTCCTCCTGGGTAAGCCTCCCCTCGGAGAGCAGGTTGTTCACCTGTGTCACGCAGTCTCTTTCAATGCTCTTGGTCCAAACGGTTGCCACATATATGTACGGGTACCTTGGATCCAGCTGCCTAATCTCAATGAGCCCCTTTAACTCGGCTGCCACGATGAGATCCTTGACTGCTTGGAGCTCGCTTTCCTCGAATATAAAGCAGTTGTACCTTGAAAAAGACTTCATCACGCGTTCAGCCAGGTTTACCGCGCTCACTTCTCATCGCCTAGACGCGTCGTTGAAACAGGTATTCTAAGTGCTTCAGTGAAAACCCTTACAAGCCATGCGTAAACAGGGTTTCCAACGCTGCGTCTAAGCATGCCGTTGAAGTACCTGGCCCTGTACACCAGCTCCCCTCTGTGGTTGTACACGCTTACATAGCCTTTTACACGGCCAAGGTGGTTTCT
Coding sequences within it:
- a CDS encoding nicotinamide-nucleotide adenylyltransferase — protein: MDTERCLVIARFQPFHYGHLNAIEYCYRNYDEVIIVVGMASQSHTPENPFTAGERLLMIRGALKWAGHDLSRYVTVTLPTLEVNRAAVHFVRQYSPPFKSVVTLNPIIQRLFMEEGYEVIPPPVKERDTYSGSAIRRMMLANDPSWKQLVPPPVAEIIERIGGVERIRMLYSERLPGYYATA
- a CDS encoding TldD/PmbA family protein; protein product: MVEAVLEKLVEAGVGKGLSEVEAYSVESSILSLTVSSNKVKEASRSRIVTTGLRGAIGRRVGGLALTALNVDPVEVAGELARIAGAAPEDPYWPGFPTPLHGTSRALCLDKRIAELSEEEAVEILLNAMEAMRSAAISMHVDEAVVVEGSLNMGSQRYRVVNSHGVDADAECTFISLWLTLSVKTSRGSSDKSVFTVRRGLDEQYLMERSREAGELAPLFAGARPVESGVYDVILTPESAGLILSTLLTPAFSALNILESRSPLKGKVGEEVVSPVLTITDDPTLPLETGSRGFDDEGVGTRMKVILDKGVFKQPLHSYYTASRMGDEPTGNGFRRVPGSPTQPGATNMVVQPVRGSLEDFTREAGRALVVYEMIGYWMSNPVNGVVKATVSHGLLVEKGEVVKPVKGVVITGNIYEWLGRGLIGVGSDLRINNGVGSPSIWVSRVNVAGE
- a CDS encoding biotin--[acetyl-CoA-carboxylase] ligase, with amino-acid sequence MTSELALKLELLRLLSEHDEIPVSEAVKELGVHQDEVLGIAEELSRYYMIKTVKSRISWSPGDNPRRFKPWGWSYLYKIVSGSTMVSARQMSPWSIVLSELQVQGKGRHGKTWIGNLGGLWVTFKASVAPQVAQLLPVAIPVLLVRTLRDKLVVDAEIKWPNDIVYKGRKIAGVLLEGEYVGVSIVSYIGVGLNVNNDPPLETAESIRNIVGHHVPRNRILSYISGWISRLDKLTSRPEELRKEYMEHLSTLGRRVIAVTSNGEIKGVARDVSEYGELIIEDERGSHRLTSGEILQLRHAD
- a CDS encoding YkgJ family cysteine cluster protein; the protein is MVEHEVPVFKCPACGLCCTFSPVSILPHEDIVLRTIADALGLPYSSQPGYVIFEEVNRVNLAFSYVMELHNGRCIFLSGSKCMIHDVYKPLICRSYPYVPRHVRYNIDERNKYILATADYGVSVACPVVKKDREVLEKYSGNPALVIRYLKKEYNAAVEMENIRNTLLSLLSKLWREGIVEVSTSRRDAPVVNLYEFLRRYYPDLPGILNIDKVVDKIKVLRGETGDE